The Platichthys flesus chromosome 5, fPlaFle2.1, whole genome shotgun sequence genome contains the following window.
GTAAAATGAGACGACATGTGATTGGATGAGGTGAGATCAGAATAGATGAGGTGAGGGGACATGCTATAAAATTAGATTCCATCAGATTAGATGAGGTGAGGTCGGATGCAATTAGATGAGGTGAGATAAGAAGAGGTGAGGTGAGACAATTGTCCTGACTTAATTTGCTGCTCATCTTTTACATGCCTGTCCTGGATCCCTCCTTTGCTTCCACATTGTTTCTGATTAAGAGTTTTCCCAAATCTTCTGTCCCCCATCCCCAAAATAAGGGTGCTAAAAACTTAGGACGGCCATCATTCCCAAGGATATTGATTTGATTAGGAAAccgaatttttttttatttgttacaAATTAACCTGCTGCAACTGCTATGACTGGATCATCTCAGGGATAATGTGAAGACAAAGACGAgccacattttttaatttgcatggttaaatctgaaaatgtcacTATTATTTTGTCATCTTTGTAACAATTATAGCCAGAATGTGTCATTTCTTCTTGGTTAatattgtatttgatttatGGAAATCATTTCACAACCTCTGGCAGCAAAGTGGTGCTGTGGTAAGCACATTTGCCTCACAGCAAAGAGATCAGGGTCTTTccatgtggagtttgcatgatCTCCCCAtatctgtgtgggttttctcgaGGTACTCTAGCTTCCTTTTACACTCGAAAGAcctgcagattggggttaggttattTGGAGACTCCGAATTGACCAGGAAGGTATGACTGGagtatgtctttgtgtgttgacCCTGTGAAACTCTGGTGTCATGTCCAGGGTGTACCACGCCTCTTTCAAAATggcagctgggattggctcctgaTCCCCCCACAACcataaaagaacaaacagtatgaataatggatggatggatgggtggatccAGGCGGCCACATCCTGGATTGTGTCATGGTGGGAGTTGATCGTTGattatgatataaataaattgCTTAGATATAGAGTATGCTTACTAACATAATGTCACGTTTTATGCAAGCAGGAGGATCCACAAATGCAGaacatacagtatatcaaaaaAAGTGTCCTTTAATTCAGGCAAATTCAACAAGCCAAATAAGCACAGGAAAGAGTTAGGGTTAAAACATAGGAGAGATATGAGCTGACTAAACAAGTCATCCCTGCAGTCTGTCTCTGGGCTGTGGCAcactcctccctctttctctccttgctgtgtctccatctcctcctctgacgCATCACTTTCCACTTGCTGTGCATCTGGGAACAAGGCACAATTTACTATTGCAGCATTAATCTATACTTGTATTAACCATAATCATCTACTTTTGCACCTAATCAATAATAGGCCTACCTTGTATAGAATAcattaaataactaatataTGGTaatattgtgttgtttattgttgttgttgtctaaGAATAGACAACTGCATTGTGAACAACTGGAACATGTCTTATTCTTGCCTGTTGTGCCCTTTGTAATCCAGCTGGTCAGGGTTCAACTGCCTTTAGCAGCCTCACATAGCTCCCTTTTTTGCTTTTATCTCCTCTCTTTACAAGGCATGCATTGCACTGCAGAATGAAATATCAGGAGAAAATATGATACACCgaaagcacacacaaacagtgacatttCGTTttccacaattttttttaatgattaattaaaaaaaatattttaatgataattaaataaataaaaaacaagtgttGATAATTGGTGGGATGAGAAAATCAGAGTCACATCCATTcactaaaatatttttttattttctatgcCACAAACACAGTGTGTAAAATGATGGACAGAAGTATGCGTCCATGACATAAGAAAtacataaagaaacaaaacagccaTCATTGGTATTTCCGCCGATTCGCACAGCGTTATAAACCACATCATTGCATGTTCATTGCTCACTGCGGTCATGTAGAAATACAGGCAAATACATGCAAACGCCATTTACCGTTGTTAAAGTGTTTGCACCCGCTGCTTCAAACAGCGCTGGGCATCCGGATGGCAGCCGCAGCAGAGGGCACATCAGGGTGAGCTCAGGTCAGGTCAAAACCCCGAAACCCATCATGTGACTGACGGCAACCAGGTCCTTTTATTTATAGCTATTAATTGTCAAATGTTCTTCATGAAGGGCCATGGGCAggacttcacacacaaacaaaataaggAAAACATGCCTCTGACAAAAGGGCACTTTGGGGTATCAGGGGCAAAGGGGTAggttcagccccccccccccccccccccctgcacgtGCATGGTACACAGGCGAGGCAGGGGTAATTAGACAAATAAGGAACAGGTGGAGACAATCACAAGGGcgggaaacaggacaaagacaggaagtcaaGCTGGAAATacgaaaggagaaaaaaaaaacttcaaaataaaaccggaAACTCACGGAGAAACATAAAtccaaacacaagaaaacacaggTTCAGGCAAAAACAAGCAAAGGATCTGTAATCCAAAACCAAAGCACTCCTTATCCAGGAGGCCAGAGTAATAAGTGCAGAGTCATGACACATATTCTACTAACTGTAGACCGACTTACTGTCATTTACAATTTTCATtgttgctgctcccttcatctctctttcACATTCTCTTTAGTCAAAATACTGTCAACATTGATACACCTCTCCATCGAagtcttttctcatgaatgttttattattttattgacgTGCTCTGTTACACAGCTGTTATTTCACTCCTGTGTCGCTCTCTggtctctttcatgtttttgcTAGGTTTTGCTCACTCCTGCTAGGTTTGCTCACTCCTGTTTATATTTGATAGATTGAAATGACTGGTACTACACCCATCCAGACGCACATTACTGGATTCATATGCCTTTATGGTACAGCATCAAAATTGATGTGTGCTGACTGTGGATCGGCAGTCATGGCACAGGTCTGTGAGTTAAGCCGTGAGTCGGTGTATTTGTCATCCCTCTGAGCAGGGCCGGGCCCATCGGTCCTGCAGGCTCACGCGCAGACACGGGCTGATCCACCGGCTGGGTCCGGATCCCGTTGCCATGGCGATGACGTCATGCTGCAGCACCGGGAAGGAGGGCGCGTGCGCAGTAGGAGGGGGAGGAGCGAGGTGACTAGAAAACTGCGTAGCCTTATAGCTCAGCCACAGCTCCTGCGCCATTCAACCCGGGACTGTCCACCGAAGCAGAAGCACCTAGCACCCAGCAGCCAGCATCCAGCAAGCAGCACCGGAGACGGtaccagcttcttcttcttagaCAGAGCCACCACCACCGCACCGACAACATGCGTGAGATCCTGCATCTGCAGGCCGGCCAGTGCGGAAACCAGATTGGAGCAAAGGTAGGAAATAACGCTAGCACGCAGCAGCCGGGGCCCTAACCGTCCTGATAACCGCTTTATTATAACTGGACTCAATTGTATTCTGCCCGGCCACGACGCCATGTCTGCCCATCCGAGCCAGTAAGCCCCGTCACGACGCCATGTCTCACCACTGGAGACAATAAGCCCCTTCACGACGCTATTTCTCCCCACACGAGGCGCTCAGCCCCGTTACGACGCTAATTCTCCCCAGCCGAGACCGATGGCCCAGTCACGACGCCATTTCTACCCACCCGAGCCATTAAGCCCCGGCACGACGCCATTTCTCTCAACCGAGGCCAGTAAATAGGTCAGCGAGGAGGGGAGGGTAGTGGAGTTCAAAGCGGCTCTTACGAATATGGGCGGTGGCCGGCAGAGATGTCCCCGCCGAATTTCACACGAGGCGCGCAAACCTAGCGTCGTTGCTGAGAGACAGAGGCGCGAAGAAACAAGATCCGTGTTTCACCCTGAATCCAGACAATCGAACGAAAGAACACTGCGTCCGTGTGTGAGATGGAGGGTGGTGTGATCGAGGTGTGGCTCGCAATTCACAAGAACGCCGACAGGCGCATCCCCCCcccagcacgcacacacacacacgccttccCCTACCCGCATTGGATCATGTAAAATGAAAACCGTAATTGGGTCAAACGCAGACGTTTATCCCCATCGCTGCATGACGCAGTGTGAATGGCCTCAGCCTTTGTGCAGGGATCCGTCGAGTAAAGAACCTTAAGGTAGATTAATTTATATTCAGATATCATTGTAGGGCGTCAACCAGCAAGAGTTAATTTAATCTAATCAGTCATTTACTCTTTTCAATCGTTAATGTCTGAGATACACCCATTAGTCCATAATCATTGGCTAAGATGTTGATCACAAATGCACCCAGGCTTTAACAATCCACACCGCAAAAACTCCGAATAACTACAAGTGATGATTGAATCATGAATGGGCTCTTATAATATAATtctatcatttgtttttttgtctattttagCTGAAACATAATAGTATTTGGGCAATTAAGCAATATCATCTATAGCAATATATGGAAAAAATGCTTATATCAAATAATTGCTATGCAATTCCAAGGACAAAATTTGTCCATGAGGAGCACAGGGTGTCATCCATTGACTGGGAGTGGCCAGTGGAGGTTGGCTGCAGGGGTTTTCTTATAACATCCACCAGCAGGTTGCTGAAAGATCTGGGATCAGAGGAAAAGCCCTGcgtcagaaaataaaaaccattGCACACTGCGGAACGTTGCAGCCAATAACTATTGATCAGGATGAAATATCCCAACTGGGCCCTGAGATGCTAGGGACAAACCAATTTCTGATTATCCTGTAGTGGGCCGACCTTAAAAGGTTTTCTTGTGATTAAAAAGCCAAAATACCGGCTGACACTAAGGTGCACAACTAGGGATGCGTCTCAATCCTCCTACATTAACTGGCGGTAGGCCTTGATTTGGTGCTGCAAAACATTTGCATGTATCCTCCATATTGCACTCTTTTCAAGTGTtaagtttaaaaaggcataatgtctgatctactgagctGGCAAAATGGctttcatagtactgccatacGAGTGTGTCAGATTAACCTTTAGCCTTATTTTACTTAGGTTTGGCCTGTATCTTTGCAAGCCCAAAACATTTGATGGTGCACACTTGTGCAGAAGACCCTCAAATGTACAAGCGATATTCAACTTCAAACATCTGTAAAGTTGTAAAGTTTATCAGCTCCTGTGCTCACGCAATATTTAACTTAACACTGTATTGTCAAAGATTTTACCAGCTGTCTCTCTAATCTCACACACCAATCTGTTTGCAGTTCTGGGAGGTGATCAGTGATGAGCACGGCATCGACCCAACAGGCAGTTACCATGGAGACAGCGACCTGCAGTTGGACAGAATAAATGTCTACTACAATGAGGCTTCAGGTAAAAACAGAAACGCACACATACTAATTTGTTATGTCTTTTTCTACGTTAGTTCTGATCTATGCTGTTTGTGTTCAAGGTGGGAAATACGTCCCGAGGGCCATCTTGGTGGATCTGGAGCCAGGCACCATGGACTCTGTCCGCTCCGGCCCCTTTGGCCAGCTCTTCAGACCAGACAACTTTGTCTTTGGTacagtcacagtcacacacatgcacttttaGTCATTAATTACACAAGAAAAATAAGGTCATAAGTTATCAGCATTTTAATGCGACTTGCTGCAGCCCATATTGCAAACTTTCAGAGTTGAAAGGATAAACTAAGGCAGAAGTGATAAATGAGGCTGAATATTCAATTAGTTTAATTTGTATTGCGCCTAATAACATACGTTTTCACAAGGTACCTTTTTATATAGCTATACCttaaaaattaaagaaactCAATGAGCAAACACTTTATACAGGAAGAAACCTTTTGATTCTCTTTGGGTGATCATCTGGTTTGACCGGTTTGGAATGAGCAGAGACAAAAGAGAGGTGGATGGAAAAGAAGACAAAGGAGAGACTGGAACAGTTGTGTAGATGTCGTATTTAAGCTCTATCAGACTGGTTGTCATATGAAAATGGTATTAGTAATACTTGTAGATTAAATGACTAATATTCAAATGCAAGATTGTAATGAGTCCTTTCCCCTCCAGGCCAGAGTGGAGCAGGTAACAACTGGGCCAAGGGCCACTACACAGAGGGGGCTGAGCTGGTGGACTCTGTCATGGACGTAGTGAGGAAGGAGGCTGAGAGCTGCGACTGTCTCCAGGGTTTCCAGCTCACACACTCCCTGGGTGGTGGTACCGGCTCCGGCATGGGAACACTGCTCATCAGCAAGATCCGCGAGGAGTACCCCGATCGTATCATGAACACCTTCAGCGTGGTGCCCTCTCCTAAGGTACAGAGAATATGTCcaatttcttattgtttgtaTGTTGTCCTACTCTTCAGCTCCCTGACCTCTGCGTGTTCCATCTCTAGGTGTCAGACACAGTGGTGGAGCCCTACAACGCCACCCTGTCAGTCCACCAGCTGGTTGAGAACACAGATGAGACTTACTGCATCGACAACGAGGCCTTGTATGACATCTGCTTCCGCACCCTCAAACTTACCACACCCACTTACGGAGACCTCAACCATCTGGTCTCTGCCACCATGAGTGGTGTGACAACATGCCTGCGTTTCCCCGGCCAGCTCAACGCCGACCTCCGCAAACTGGCCGTCAACATGGTACCCTTCCCTCGTCTGCACTTCTTCATGCCCGGCTTTGCCCCCCTGACCAGCCGTGGCAGCCAGCAGTACAGAGCCCTCTCTGTGCCCGAACTCACTCAACAGATGTTCGACGCCAAGAACATGATGGCCGCCTGCGACCCACGCCACGGCCGATACCTGACAGTGGCCGCCATCTTCCGTGGGCGCATGTCAATGAAAGAAGTCGATGAGCAGATGCTGAACGTGCAGAACAAGAACAGCAGCTACTTTGTAGAATGGATCCCCAACAACGTCAAGACAGCCGTGTGCGACATCCCTCCACGTGGGCTCAAGATGGCCGCCACCTTCATCGGCAACAGCACAGCCATCCAGGAGCTGTTCAAGCGCATCTCCGAGCAGTTCACCGCCATGTTCCGCAGAAAGGCCTTCCTCCATTGGTACACCGGCGAGGGCATGGATGAGATGGAGTTCACTGAGGCAGAGAGCAACATGAACGACCTGGTGTCCGAGTACCAGCAGTACCAGGACGCCACGGCTGAGGAGGGAGAGttcgaggaggagggagaggaagaagtggCCTAAGGCTAATATCACTCATTTCTCAACTGCACTCGTCACAACTCCATCCATTCTTCCCCTGACTTCAGCCCTACTCTGCTCTCTActctttatttttacagttcACTCATTCCCTTGCTCCTTtccttctgttttctttcctctcttcctctctccaccttgAGTAGGAACACCAAGCTGACCCTCTCATCTTAGTTCTCATGTAGAGGAAGCTAACACAGTTGTGCTTGTGCTCTTTGTTCTGTAGCCTTCTGGTGATGTTCAATTATCACCCAGCAGTTCCATCAATAAAACCGTTCAACTCACCTATATCTGAGCAATTGTCTAATTTGCCATTGATTGAAATAAACTTGTCGTGAACAATTATTTGTGTTGATgcataacatttttttattctttttaaaatatgttaatataGGAGATGGTTTCAATTTGTTCGTCAGCTTACTCTTACTCTGATCAACAGCCCCAAAATATATTTCTATTGAATAATGTAGATTAAACAGTTAATGAACTAAACCGAATCGACCAAGGAGCGACTTATTCAGGTTTTCCTCGTGATGTCAGCATGGATCTAAAATGGAGACCAGTATTGTCCACAGATTGGGTAATGTTACACCACAAGGGGGCAGTGTGAGCTCTGGCAGTTGGGTTCCTCAGCAGGATCTGGACTCTGTTGCCTCTTCCGTTATGAAAGCACTATCGGCACATGTTCTGATATGATAGAATATTTACCCAGTCGGTTTCCTTGAAAGATAACTAGACCCCATCATTAAGGGAGAAATAGTCCTGTGGTCAATACTGGTTTATACACAGTGGCGGAGGGAATACTCAACCAATTaacttaagtaaaagtataacCAAGACATCCTCAAAAGCATCTACTTTTCAACCcgagaaaaaaaggttttaaatataCTTTGTATTATTAAAAGTGCCACAACAACTTTCCAACTTGAGTTTAAGTAAGAAATTGGGttcttgcttttaaatataaaattactaAAAGTCAATGTACTTGCAGGGAGTAGTATATTCCCTTCATTAATATAGTCTTCTACTTAACTAAGGTACAGATTAATGGTAAATGTATTAAAGTACAGTAAGGAAAAAAACATACGTCGATACAACCctcaaacaaaatacaaaccGCTTCAATGTTGAGATCACTTTTTTAATAATGGTCATTCCAATTTATATAATAgatgattacattttaaaagttgtGCTATGGAAAGAAATTAAATCACAGGAAGACAGTGATATTTGTTAATGCAAAAATGTTATTCTACAAAAAGGACATTCCAACTGCTGCTCATGCAGATACATACGATCTAAACCTTCCAATACGTAAAGGCTGAACAATGGAGAGATGAGAAGAGGTGGTGTACAACAGACGTCACACATACATTGACAACACACATAATGAGATAAATCAGGAAGTGTTGGTTCACTCTGTCGCTGTCTGTGCAgactgctgcttctgctgtcCTCTATCTTCATACACACCACATCAGGGTGGACCACTTATCTCTCTGCCCCCCTGGACTAACACATGGACACGAGCACATTCGGACAGCATGGGCTCCAGACTGAAGTAAGTTTTATCAAGTAATTTTTCATCTTCtactttcatcatcatcatcactctgTTCTTGTGGTTTT
Protein-coding sequences here:
- the LOC133954233 gene encoding tubulin beta-4B chain-like, which translates into the protein MREILHLQAGQCGNQIGAKFWEVISDEHGIDPTGSYHGDSDLQLDRINVYYNEASGGKYVPRAILVDLEPGTMDSVRSGPFGQLFRPDNFVFGQSGAGNNWAKGHYTEGAELVDSVMDVVRKEAESCDCLQGFQLTHSLGGGTGSGMGTLLISKIREEYPDRIMNTFSVVPSPKVSDTVVEPYNATLSVHQLVENTDETYCIDNEALYDICFRTLKLTTPTYGDLNHLVSATMSGVTTCLRFPGQLNADLRKLAVNMVPFPRLHFFMPGFAPLTSRGSQQYRALSVPELTQQMFDAKNMMAACDPRHGRYLTVAAIFRGRMSMKEVDEQMLNVQNKNSSYFVEWIPNNVKTAVCDIPPRGLKMAATFIGNSTAIQELFKRISEQFTAMFRRKAFLHWYTGEGMDEMEFTEAESNMNDLVSEYQQYQDATAEEGEFEEEGEEEVA